In Halobaculum limi, one DNA window encodes the following:
- a CDS encoding glycerophosphodiester phosphodiesterase, whose product MRVIAHRGCPDLYPENTVAAFRNASGRCDWVEFDVRRCGSGEPIVFHDETLDRLLGVDARVDETSLAQIRALRVDDSDERVPTLPEAFISVPSDATVNVELKTTGLVDAVAETADAVDNETVVSSFSAAALREMAASDLPLAPIVADADGWADTLTLAAELGAEYVHPHYDVVLMDPERVAQAHDRGLEVNAWTLRSADPFDRLREVGVDGVFVDHPEYGGR is encoded by the coding sequence GTGCGCGTGATCGCCCACCGCGGGTGTCCGGACCTGTACCCCGAGAACACCGTCGCCGCCTTCCGGAACGCGAGCGGCCGGTGTGACTGGGTCGAGTTCGACGTCCGCCGGTGCGGGTCGGGCGAACCGATCGTCTTCCACGACGAGACGCTCGACCGACTCCTCGGCGTCGACGCCCGCGTGGACGAGACCAGCCTCGCACAGATTCGAGCCCTGCGAGTGGATGACTCCGACGAACGGGTGCCGACGCTCCCGGAGGCGTTCATCTCCGTCCCGTCGGACGCGACGGTCAACGTCGAACTCAAGACGACGGGCCTGGTGGACGCGGTCGCCGAGACGGCGGACGCCGTCGACAACGAAACGGTCGTCTCGTCGTTCTCCGCGGCCGCGCTCCGGGAGATGGCGGCGTCTGATCTACCCTTGGCACCGATCGTCGCCGACGCCGACGGCTGGGCGGATACGCTGACGCTCGCAGCGGAACTCGGTGCCGAGTACGTCCATCCACACTACGACGTCGTCCTTATGGACCCGGAGCGGGTCGCTCAGGCACACGACCGCGGACTCGAAGTCAACGCCTGGACCCTCCGTTCGGCAGACCCGTTCGACCGACTCCGCGAGGTGGGCGTCGATGGGGTGTTCGTCGACCACCCCGAATACGGGGGCCGCTGA